A section of the Rhipicephalus sanguineus isolate Rsan-2018 chromosome 11, BIME_Rsan_1.4, whole genome shotgun sequence genome encodes:
- the LOC119373932 gene encoding salivary cystatin-L2 — protein sequence MGLSSVAVVRAVAALLIAASVCHGQNAPGSWEKKQVGEDPLYEQMAHFAVSKQVGGDRQNFDTVLELLEVETQLVAGKNYRLKFTTAESTCGLTETYSKEHCRPKTGEVKDTCTAVVYDVPWLNERSVTSFSCNGAPST from the exons ATGGGATTGTCGAGCGTCGCTGTCGTGCGAGCCGTCGCAGCTCTCCTCATCGCCGCCTCAGTCTGCCACGGCCAAAATGCCCCGGGTTCCTGGGAAAAAAAGCAAGTGGGCGAAGACCCGCTGTACGAGCAGATGGCGCACTTCGCCGTCTCGAAGCAGGTCGGCGGTGACAGGCAGAACTTCGACACGGTGCTCGAGCTTCTCGAAGTCGAGACTCAG CTTGTTGCCGGCAAGAACTACCGACTCAAGTTCACTACAGCCGAGTCGACTTGCGGATTGACAGAAACTTACAGCAAGGAACACTGTCGCCCCAAGACCGGAGAA GTAAAGGACACCTGCACCGCTGTAGTCTACGACGTGCCCTGGCTGAACGAGCGCTCCGTCACGTCTTTCTCCTGCAACGGGGCTCCGTCAACATAG